In Streptomyces sp. NBC_00878, a single window of DNA contains:
- a CDS encoding aspartate aminotransferase family protein gives MGNPIAVTKDLSRTAYDHLWMHFTRMSSYENAPVPTIVRGEGTYIYDDQGKRYLDGLAGLFVVQAGHGRRELAETAFKQAQELAFFPIWSYAHPKAIELAERLANYAPGDLNKVFFTTGGGEAVETAWKLAKQYFKLQGKPTKYKVISRAVAYHGTPQGALSITGLPALKAPFEPLVPGAHKVPNTNIYRAPSFLDQGSGVSPEAFGRWAADQIEEQILFEGPETVAAVFLEPVQNAGGCFPPPPGYFQRVREICDQYDVLLVSDEVICAFGRLGTMFACDKFDYVPDMITCAKGMTSGYSPIGACIVSDRLAEPFYQGDNTFLHGYTFGGHPVSAAVGLANLDLFERENLNQHVLDNEGAFLSTLQKLHDLPIVGDVRGNGFFYGIELVKDKATKETFTDEESERVLYGFVSKKLFEYGLYCRADDRGDPVIQLSPPLISDQSTFDEIEGIVRQVLTEAWAKL, from the coding sequence GTGGGGAACCCGATAGCCGTGACCAAGGACCTCAGCCGAACCGCGTACGACCACCTGTGGATGCACTTCACCCGCATGTCCTCGTACGAGAACGCTCCCGTCCCCACGATCGTCCGTGGCGAGGGCACCTACATCTACGACGACCAGGGCAAGCGCTACCTTGACGGCCTCGCGGGGCTGTTCGTGGTCCAGGCGGGCCACGGCCGCCGGGAGCTGGCCGAGACGGCGTTCAAGCAGGCGCAGGAGCTGGCCTTCTTCCCGATCTGGTCCTACGCCCACCCCAAGGCGATCGAGCTCGCGGAGCGCCTCGCGAACTACGCGCCGGGCGACCTCAACAAGGTCTTCTTCACCACGGGTGGCGGCGAGGCCGTCGAGACCGCGTGGAAGCTCGCCAAGCAGTACTTCAAGCTCCAGGGCAAGCCGACGAAGTACAAGGTCATCTCGCGCGCGGTCGCCTACCACGGCACCCCGCAGGGCGCCCTGTCCATCACGGGCCTGCCCGCCCTGAAGGCCCCCTTCGAGCCGCTGGTCCCGGGCGCCCACAAGGTCCCGAACACCAACATCTACCGTGCCCCCTCCTTCCTCGACCAGGGGTCCGGCGTCTCCCCCGAGGCCTTCGGCCGCTGGGCCGCCGACCAGATCGAGGAGCAGATCCTCTTCGAGGGCCCGGAGACGGTCGCCGCGGTCTTCCTGGAGCCCGTGCAGAACGCCGGCGGCTGCTTCCCGCCGCCGCCCGGCTACTTCCAGCGGGTGCGCGAGATCTGCGACCAGTACGACGTGCTGCTCGTCTCGGACGAGGTCATCTGCGCCTTCGGCCGCCTCGGCACGATGTTCGCCTGCGACAAGTTCGACTACGTACCGGACATGATCACCTGCGCCAAGGGCATGACCTCGGGCTACTCCCCGATCGGCGCCTGCATCGTCTCCGACCGCCTGGCCGAGCCGTTCTACCAGGGCGACAACACCTTCCTGCACGGCTACACCTTCGGCGGTCACCCGGTGTCGGCGGCCGTGGGCCTCGCGAACCTCGACCTGTTCGAGCGCGAGAACCTCAACCAGCACGTGCTGGACAACGAGGGGGCGTTCCTCTCCACCCTCCAGAAGCTGCACGACCTGCCGATCGTCGGCGACGTCCGCGGCAACGGCTTCTTCTACGGCATCGAGCTGGTGAAGGACAAGGCCACCAAGGAGACCTTCACGGACGAGGAGTCGGAGCGCGTGCTCTACGGCTTCGTCTCCAAGAAGCTCTTCGAGTACGGCCTCTACTGCCGCGCCGACGACCGCGGTGACCCGGTCATCCAGCTGTCGCCGCCGCTCATCTCCGACCAGTCGACCTTCGACGAGATCGAGGGGATCGTCCGCCAGGTACTGACGGAGGCGTGGGCGAAGCTCTGA
- a CDS encoding Lrp/AsnC family transcriptional regulator, with translation MHSEHVASRSAEPKGSRETRAGNGTPPLDAVSLGIIEQLQEDGRRPYAAIGKAVGLSEAAVRQRVQKLLDQGVMQIVAVTDPLTVGFRRQAMVGVNVDGDLEPVADALTAMGEVEYVVMTAGSFDILAEIVCEDDDHLLDVINKRIRALPGVRSTESFVYLKLKKQTYMWGTR, from the coding sequence AGTGAGCACGTGGCCAGTCGCAGCGCAGAGCCAAAGGGCTCACGAGAGACCCGGGCGGGGAACGGCACTCCTCCGCTGGACGCCGTCTCCCTCGGCATCATCGAGCAGCTCCAGGAGGACGGCCGAAGGCCGTACGCCGCGATCGGCAAGGCCGTCGGCCTCTCCGAGGCGGCCGTGCGCCAGCGCGTCCAGAAGCTGCTCGACCAGGGTGTGATGCAGATCGTCGCCGTCACGGACCCCCTCACGGTGGGTTTCCGCAGACAGGCGATGGTGGGCGTGAACGTCGACGGCGACCTCGAACCCGTGGCGGACGCGCTGACCGCCATGGGAGAAGTCGAGTACGTGGTGATGACCGCGGGTTCGTTCGACATCCTCGCCGAGATCGTCTGCGAGGACGACGACCACCTGCTGGACGTCATCAACAAACGCATACGGGCCCTGCCCGGTGTGCGCTCCACCGAGAGCTTCGTCTACCTCAAGCTAAAGAAGCAGACCTACATGTGGGGAACCCGATAG
- a CDS encoding ABC transporter ATP-binding protein, producing MVAPPDNDVLWARALHVKHNGSPALTGVSLGVREGEILAVGGPRGSGKTTLLQCLSGQLRAQQGEVWFNSTPVHTMGPLSRERLRRNRFTWIDPAPVLVPELNAWENAALPLMLRGVSRRRAKTTALEWLDRLDIGGCARKRPYALTQAERQRVAIARALVPAPTVLFADEPTAPLHRADRTQVLRTLTTAARSHGITVVLATHDADTAALADRTVSLLDGRRVNTVHLPPVADSTEGRTACSLSV from the coding sequence ATGGTGGCTCCGCCGGACAACGACGTGCTGTGGGCACGCGCCCTGCACGTCAAGCACAACGGCTCACCCGCGCTCACCGGCGTCTCACTCGGAGTTCGCGAAGGTGAGATCCTCGCCGTCGGCGGCCCGCGCGGCAGCGGCAAGACGACCCTGCTCCAGTGCCTGTCGGGGCAACTGCGGGCGCAACAGGGCGAGGTCTGGTTCAACAGCACGCCCGTGCACACCATGGGCCCGCTGTCCCGCGAGCGGTTGCGCCGCAACCGCTTCACCTGGATCGACCCGGCGCCGGTCCTGGTCCCCGAGCTGAACGCCTGGGAGAACGCGGCCCTGCCCCTCATGCTGCGCGGCGTCTCCCGCCGCCGCGCCAAGACCACCGCCCTCGAGTGGCTGGATCGCCTCGACATCGGCGGCTGCGCCCGCAAACGCCCGTACGCGCTCACGCAGGCAGAGCGACAGCGCGTGGCCATCGCCCGCGCCCTGGTCCCCGCGCCGACCGTGCTCTTCGCCGACGAGCCCACCGCCCCGCTGCACCGCGCCGACCGGACGCAGGTGCTGCGTACGCTCACGACGGCGGCCCGTTCGCACGGGATCACCGTCGTCCTGGCCACGCACGACGCCGACACCGCGGCGCTCGCCGACCGCACGGTGTCACTGCTCGACGGACGGCGCGTGAACACCGTCCATCTGCCGCCGGTGGCCGACAGCACGGAAGGCCGGACCGCGTGCTCGCTCTCCGTCTAG